The genomic stretch atgtgatgtgatgtgatgtgatgtgatggaGGGTGATCTTTGATGAAACAACCGTAGACGGGTGACGGGTGACGGGGATGACTGATGCAAATGCAGATGCACCCCGGCGACTTGTTTTTTGTGGACTCTTTGCACCCGCTTGTGGTTGGGGTCTTTTTTGATGGGTTTTGATGGTTTTTTGGtcttttgttgttttttgcctttttgttgccttttgttgatttttgcctttttgctGCTTTTTGCTGTTTTTGATTGGGCAGTTTTGATCTTTTTTACTTTTGCCCGCttttaacattttttcaCTTTTACCCACTTTTGACCTTCCTTGACCGGGCCCGGGTATCCTCcacctgctcctgctccacCGACCTCCATGATGCGCCCGAAAATACATACGACTAACACACGTGCTTTGTTATTTTAATAGTCGACGGTGCTCAAGCAGATGAAGCTGATCCATCATGGCGGATACAACGACAATGAGAGGGACTCTTACAAGGAAATTATCTTTTCCAATACTATCCAATCCATGCGGTGCGTGccttccttctccctccAACAACTTCAAAGCGTACTGACATCGACACCAGCGCAATCCTCGAAGCGATGCCCCAGCTGGACCTCGCACTGGCCCCGCAGAACGACGCGCGCCGCGCCACGATCCTCGCGCTCCCCGCCCAGATCGAAGCCGAAGTCCTCCCACGCGACGTAGCCGACGCCGTCCGCGCGCTCTGGCGCGATCCCTCCGTGCAAGAAGCCGTCCGCCGCTCGCGCGAATTCCAGCTCAACGATTCCGCCGTATACTATTTCTCCAGCATCGATAGGATGGCGGCGGCCAATTATATGCCGACTGATCAGGATATTCTGCGGAGCAGGGTGAAGACGACGGGGATCACGGAGACGACGTTTAAGGTTGGGGAGTTGACGTATAAGCTGTTTGATGTGGGTGGGCAGAGGAGTGAGAGGAAGAAGTGGATACATTGTTTTGAGAATGTGACGGCGCTTGTGTTTTTGGTTAGTTTGAGCGAGTATGATCAGATGTTGTATGAGGATGAGAGTGTGGTATgttccttccctttcctttccctccgctGTTCGCTGTTGGCTGTTCGCTAGCTCACTACCACTCAACACACAGAACCGCATGCAAGAAGCACTCACCCTCTTCGACTCCATCTGCAACTCGCGCTGGTTCGTCAAAACATCCATaatcctcttcctcaacaAAATCGACCTCTTCGCCGAAAAACTGCCCCGCTCACCACTCGAAGAGTACTTCCCCGATTACACGGGCGGGAACAACTATGATGCCGCGTGTGATTATTTGTTGCATCGGTTTGTTAGTTTGAATCAGAGTGCGGCGACCAAGCAGATTTATGCGCATTATACTTGTGCGACTGATACGCAGCAGATTAAGTGTGAGTTGTTCACTCTatctttttacttttttatttttggttgGGGTTTTTTCTTTGGGGTGGGGGAGGGATAGGAGGGGCGGGTGTATGTATGCGACGccttccctctccctctcgatttctttttctttttcttttctgatgTGATTGAACGAACGCTGACTTTGATCTCTCTCTACCATTACAGTCGTGCTGAGCGCTATCCAGGATATCCTCCTCCAGCTGCACCTGCGCGAGTGCGGGCTGCTGTAAGTTGCGTCGTGGCTCGTGCGTCGTGGCTCGGTCGTCGTGCGTCGTGGCTCGGTTCGTCGTGCGTTTTTGATTGGTCGTCGGTTCGGTTCGTCGTGCATCGTGCGTCggttcgtcgtcgtcgttgtcgttgtttttttggtaGTTTTGATCTTTGGATCTTTTGGATACCGATAT from Psilocybe cubensis strain MGC-MH-2018 chromosome 2, whole genome shotgun sequence encodes the following:
- a CDS encoding Guanine nucleotide-binding protein subunit alpha; amino-acid sequence: MPQLDLALAPQNDARRATILALPAQIEAEVLPRDVADAVRALWRDPSVQEAVRRSREFQLNDSAVYYFSSIDRMAAANYMPTDQDILRSRVKTTGITETTFKVGELTYKLFDVGGQRSERKKWIHCFENVTALVFLVSLSEYDQMLYEDESVNRMQEALTLFDSICNSRWFVKTSIILFLNKIDLFAEKLPRSPLEEYFPDYTGGNNYDAACDYLLHRFVSLNQSAATKQIYAHYTCATDTQQIKFVLSAIQDILLQLHLRECGLL